From the Gossypium hirsutum isolate 1008001.06 chromosome A02, Gossypium_hirsutum_v2.1, whole genome shotgun sequence genome, the window AGAAAGTGATGACGTTTTTGTTTTCCGGGTCGAAGCTCCGGATTCCTTTTATCAACATTTTATCAACCGTGCTCATCTTCTTTTTTCTTTgggtttttaatcaaattctgGGTTTGTGTTTTTAGCTCACTGATGATGAAGCAAACTCACGAAAGctgcaaaaacaaaacaaaaaaaagagggTTTCAtgcaaaacgaaaaaaaaaagtttacgaTTCTTATGGGAACGTTTATTTAAGCAGAAGGGGAAAATACTGAAAATATATTTACTCAGAGACTGAGTGACTCTGAATCATAGTAGAGATTGAAGGGAGGCACAATAAAAGGGGGGAAATGAGCATTGATTGTAACTTTTGTAGACTGTTCTCAAGAAGAAAGTGGAAAGACCGGACCGGACCGGGTTATTTGggtatattttattttggttaaattctaTAGGAAGTCCCTGCATTAAGTGTTGTGTTACATGTTACACCAAAAAGCACAGACTCTTGGATTTAGAAGAGCTTGGTCCATGGTAGAGATGCTTGCAAAAGTGGAGTTGATGTTGAAATTTGGCAAGGTAATCAATGCATCAATAGAAGCCAACTCGTTCAAGCTGTATTCAAATGAGCTCAATTCACCGGTGGATCGAAGTCTTGTATACAAATGTGATATGGCACCAGAAAGTAAGAAATGTTCCTTTGCACCGGCTTTATGGTTTGGATGCCCATGAAACCTTCGTATTGAGAATATGAATGGTTATGGAATAATCGAATGGTTGGAGAAGTTGCTTTATGTCCTCTCACTGGATGTGGGTCATCTGGGAATGTCGAAATGCTAAGGTTTTTCAAGGTACTCAACCTAACCCAATGGGAGCAATACAATAAATCACTCACTTGGCACAAAGGTTTTGTAGAAGTTCATGATCCCGGATGTATGCGTGTTAACCATCCACAAAATCAGACAGTGGAGTTTCCACTGCAAGTTGACCACTCATGGTTTATATCAGTAGCTGCAATTATTACAGATCAAATCATGTTATGGTATACTTATGAGGATACCAATAATGTTCATTTGCAGACTTCTTCTACTACGTTTGATATTTGGTTCGGCTAAGGGAGATGGCAACTGACAGATGTGCATGCAAGGACACTTCTATGAAATGGCTTAATATTTTGCAGGGAAGAACAGCTATCCAATGGCAGTACCAACCTTTAATGGAGGATATCATCTTGCTGCAAAGGGATATACAGCTTATAGGTGACCAATCCAGGGGTATCTTCTATGGCTAAAATCGTAGCTTATAGTTGGCCTTAATAGTTAGTTATAAGgttatgtaacaaaaaaaaaaaaaacatcatgtCAAATTATTTTACAGGGCGAGATATCGGGAAATTTACATATGTGTTATTTAGGGACCATTGTAGAATTagtaaatttgacatttatttgaggaatttaattgattaaaatatatttcaagtTTTTATAGTATTTgcatatttagaatttaataatttacttttgcttttaggaatttagttaatttatttttcgaatttaaaaattcaaattaatttgttaacaccgttaaaattattttttttaattcattggtGTAATATTCTGAAATGGAAAATATTCACTTAGTAACTATGTAATTTATAAATTGTATTATACTAgacataaatttaataaaagaattttagtAATACTAACAATTGAACTTGCATTTTTAgatctgaaaaaaataaaaatactaaatttctaaaaataaaaatagaaagattaaattttaaatgcataaaaaatatagggacataaagcatattttaaccatttaaACAAATCACAAATATTTTGggggaaaatttttgaaaaatgagttAAAATCCCAATTTAccatgaaagttgaaatttatcactatatatgccattatactttgagaatttgattaaTTTCCACgcaatttttatgtaatttaattttactactaGACTTTAAACTTCCTtgaaatttgttattaatttttattttaattacatttcatcccttgatgatttgaaaataggatttaacaaaaaaatttatttcaaatactttatttttataattaaaatgaaattaatttataaaatattaaaaattaataacttgattttttatttaataaaagaaagacttgaaatataaaaaaaagcttACTTTTTCCATAAAtagttattattaaatgttaatttttttataaatagcttaatctttttttatagaaacaattttcattaattgttaaaaattaaagtttttaattaaattttggtatttttttataatagtgTTAAATTTAATGCACCTGACACTTTTAAACTATCACGCGTGACAATAATAATATCATAATGATAAAAGAACGATAAATTGATGGAAAAATTAAACAATGTGATTAGTTATCTTTAATTGCTCACGTTCAAAATTGAAAGCAACTAAATTACTTCATTTTTTTAGAAGAACCAATTTGCTTAATATCAATTTTTGAGAGGGGCCAGAGAAATCATTTTACCCAAGAATTTTAAGTCGGGTTTCTTGCAAACGTCGAAGCTTCTCCCATGTAAATATGGTGCAAGAAACAATTGAAGACTAAACACTGTAATTGTTTTCAATATGCATCCTAAACCTATGTTACTCAGACTCGAAGATTTCGAAGATAGATATGGATATAAACTTGACATAGATATCTTCATTTTTTATCCTAAATtctttttgtatgtatatggaaGATTTTAACAGGAGAGAGTCATATTCCCGCATATCGATGCTTGAATACGAGTCAAAGGCAAGTacagaaagaaaaatgaagaatcaGAGCAACACTATCCTAAACACAATGTGATAAAAGGAATGACACCATAGCTATTTTCAGTGGATCTTATAGCTTTCACTCATTAGGTGGAAGAACATCACCTTTGAGCACCTTCCAAGGTCCACCATAAAATTTAGGCTTCATCAGTGGCACTGCTTCCCCTGGATGATCTTCCCAGTACTTTTCCTGATAAAAGAAATAACACAAATTCTTATTATGATTAAAAAACATGGATCATTCCATGAACTTTGCACAATATATGCTTAGCAAAATAGTTTGAAAATAAATCGAATTTGCTTGAGTTGCATGTTCCAATCCTCATTCATGAATTGGATGAACAAATCGACCACTTTGTATGTTTGAAAAATCGAAAATAAACCTGTTTTTAGGCCAGTTCAATGTCTCCCCAGGTTGAAATATTAAAACAGACAAGACAGTCTTTTGGTTTTCAGTTCAACCGGTCCAATTCTAGTTACAAATTGCTATACAATCTATTGAGCCTAATAGTAGCTTTCTGTAATACAATTACCAAATAGCTAAAAGAAGCCTAAAGAATTAAGCTACTGTGATTTCAACAATTCATAAGCATTAGTGTGATTTCCaagcttatttaatacatacgtatatatataaacactttagaaaaagaaaggaaaacccTTTATCAATATAATGCAAGGAAATTCATGGAGATGGTGGAAAGGAAGTACCTTGTAGAGCTGCTCAGTAATGGCGGCACCAATGACACCGGTGTAAAAAGCTGCAACATAAATGGTAACGAGAGGCGTAAAAGATTTGGGTCTTCGATAAGGCTCTAACATGTCCCAAAGAAATGTTCTTTCCCATTTGTTGTAAACATAATCTGCATATTTTCTCCATAGATAGCTCgccattttctttttccttccacCTCCTCTTTACTAGTACTTTTCTTTATGGCTTGTTGATGATTTATGTTGGACTCACTTGATTACGGAGGCGCCGGAGATGTAATGGCTTGGTGTGAGGGAAGTGAATGCTGAAAGAGTACCCAAAAACCTACTTGAAAGTGACAAttcaacccaaaaaaaaaattcaaaatttcaagacaGTTACAGAGATATGGATCTTCAAAGACTTTTAACTACATGAAAAAACTTTCTAAAGTTGAACATACTTGTATTAGacttttcataaataaaaaggTTTGAGCAAGCCGAACTAGAGTACCCTTATGTTTTACTTGAATAGCTCACGAGCCTAGTCGAGTTATTTTTAATCAGTATAAAAAATCTCGATTCAAACTTGAGCTTAAGTgcaaataattaagtttaaagtTGAGTATGAAAATCGACTCTATTTTTACTATATAAACTCAATTTTTATCTCAAATCTAGCTAGAACTTTAGGCGAGcttcaaatttcaaatcaagCTTGAGCTTCTTATACTTAAACTCAACTTAGCTTGAATTAACCCCTATTTGAATTTGGTTGCCTGATCAAGAATCAATTACATAGCTCTAACCATTCATACAACACTGCTAACCTATAGGGAAGTCAATGTTCGACATGGACTCGtgtttaataagttttttttcaTGTATTCGAAGGATTCCGGAGGATTATATCTATACCCATATCCGAAaatgaattcaaaataaaaatttgagataACTCAAAGTGAAAACTGGAAGCTTCCAAAATAAACTACTGACTGATACAATCACAACAATATTCATTCTTTCAGTAAATTATAAAACCCTAAGAGTTTTTAGGATGATTAATCGTCAAATTGGAAGAGCTTATTGACCTAACAAATTAAACAACACTCCATGCTAACCGAGCCATTAATAGAAGCAAATAATGGAAAAAGGATGTAAGACAAACCTGGTTATTGCGAACCGTACCGCCGTTTTCCTGGCCGCCGATCAGAGGATAAGAGAAATAAGGAGTCGAACTGTGAAACAAAGGCACGAATTCTTACCCGGGAGTCGATCTgagcccaaaaaaaaaaaccaacaaacGAAGGAAGCTCCGCTCTCTAGGATGGACTGAAACGGTGGAGTTTTATTGCCGGAGATATATCAAAAGAAGAGAGATTGAAGTAGACAGAAGCTTCATTTCTTAGTGGCTGGGTTTCCTATTTTCTTCCCCACATTCAGACAGTCTATTAGGTTAGAATAAGTCATTACGGGCCTAGAGTTGGCTTGTTGGATTTATTATAAAAAAgcccattttaattaaaaagaaacttttttaataatttataaggttaatgaaatatttattttaattttggctccgtttattttaacataaaagttttaacggaaaatattttcagcctTACTCGATTTCTGTTTCATATAAAATAGGATGGTCAATACAAAAGGTTTTTCAGTCAATGTAAAATTATCCTTTTATTCCAGTAAAATGTcttaccaatttttttataaGACATTTTCCCAACTAATATGGCTCTATTCACTATAAGACCCCCTCGTACCTAACTTGAACATCGGGACAATGCAGCGGAATGTTATATTCTATATTAAGTTCTTCATTTAtctaatattttcttataaactttcataacttttcaatttagtcccttttcaaaaaagttaaatattcactaattaatcataataaatcaattttctttcttgctacactttaatcacataatttatctcaatatcttgTTTCACATATTAAATTTCTATGTATTCACTTATATTATTTCATCGATatattttctcaagtttaacaatttagtccttgtcatCTTAATAATTCCATGtttttctataatttcacttttacaacactttatacatattttatcatcTCATAACGCACCCATTAaacttttattataatttccttattcacatattaaattgtCTCACACTTAAACTTAggtacatttttcaatttagtccctattgccatGTAATCTAATTTTCACCGTATAAatactttaatcaaataattcattataatatttcTAATTCACATAACAAATTTCCATGCATATCacttctcttgtttcaattataaaattcacaaagtttataatttaatccttaacatcattatttactataacatcatCTTCACATCACTTTGTAATCAATTCACTACttatcataaatctcaaatgtatatttgtttcatcgaaaacaacttttatgaaatattttcaagaaatctaccaaacaacagaaaatattttacacaaattcattcaaacacCAGAAAGTATTAGATTTTCTAGAAAAGTGAGACATTTTTCAGAAACTATATTCAGTTAAACGAACGGAACCTTTATATCCGAACATGTATTCTAATAACAtaacaatttcatatttatttacatcttttatgaagacaaaaataagctatttaaaaagaaattgtaCATAGGGACAAGTAGTGGATGATAACATAGAGTTGAGCTAAGATAAGATGATGAATTAAAACACACAAAAAAGACTAAAAacactattttttttcttaaaaattgaaaagaataaaatattaattaaaaaaatgtggaGAAAGATTGGTCCATATGGAACACCCTCCAAATTCCCAGGTTGTCAatttagtgaaaaaaaaaatgaaacaacccACATGTCTAAGCACATGGCCAAACACATATCAATCAACAACAACATTAAGAATTGGTCCCATTATAACAAAACCCCCCCCCCATTTTGtagtctttttcttttattgtcTATTTCCAACTTTCCACCTTATAATGTTTAGCCACTTGTTTTGGCTTTCCAACTTTAGGTTAATCATTAGCTATAtgacaaaatatttttcatttttagcataaaaacacaaataaaagattaaattatgttttgagCAAGGTTTAAGATTGTTGAACTAGTTAGATCATCGGTTTTTTAATTCGATCtgtttgtttggttaaatttaataatttattgagaatttataaaaattataagaaaaaaaaagaagagcgAAATTTGATTCAATTGGATCAAACTAGATTTGTCATgggtagaggtgtgcatgggccgggccgataaaaaaattttggcccatTTTCAAGGCCCGGACCGGCCCGCcatgaaatatgggcctaaaaatttgtccaaccCCGGCCCGAGAAAAATGGTAGGCCCGAGCCCGGCACGGCCCGGCCCgaccattttttttgtttttttattaaataaaaactttaaaatataataaatcaaatacatttaaaaacataaaaacaaaaattaaaacaaaaaacaaataaaaaataaataaaaaataaaaaatgagactaaaataattcttaaaataatacataaattaaaaatataataaaaagtaattatattaaaattgaaaaattgaaacaaattagaacAATATTAAgaaccaaattatattaataacaaaagttttacaatatcaaaataacattaaaaacaacaaaaagagtaaagtaaaagtactaaagttacttaaaattaaaaataatttaatattaaaatcgggccgggccaggcccgggccaaaaaaatcttacccgaggcccaactcattttctaaacgggcctcgttttttgtccaagcccatttttcgggcctatatttttacccaaccCTCCTATTTTTCGAgagggccttcgggccgggccacccgcttaaaaaataagaagatttggataaaatatgagGCTCGAAAAATGCGCTTGACTAAAATTTAAGGCCCATTTTCTATATGGTTTGGACATTGGGCAAGATTTTCTAGCCCAAGCCCGACCTAGCCTGGCCCGAAtataatgttataaaaatattatattaattatatatgttaaataataattatttcttttttatatttttggccTAAGACTTGCCATGGGCTAGGCCACCTGCTCAAAAAATGGAAGGGTTTGGACAAAATATGAGGCTCGAAAAGCGAGCTTGGGTAAAATTTAAAGGACCATTTTCTATATGGCTCAAGCCTTGCAAAAGATTTTTGGCTCGACcggaatatattatgttataaaaatattatattaattatatatgttaaataacaattaaatatttttatatttatattatatcaataacccaataacaattaaatttattacccaaaacttaaaaaaaaaaactaactaaaTAACCcaatccaaaatataaaaattatatttaatacaataaatatttattatatttatgatagtaatgtatatttaatgtgttaaaaaacttttattttagcatttttagtgcttttagtatattatatttttaatatatatttaaataaaaactaatctaaaaaaatcaaatagggGTGAGTTGGGTCAGGCCCAAGTTTCCCTTTCTTGGATTGGATTGAGCTTAGGCAAAAAAATAAGCCCATTTTTCGAGTCAAGTCCGAGCTTGAAAAAATGGTCTAGATACATTACGTGGGCCCTACCTGATCCCAACTCATCttagcccatgagcacctctagatCAAACTGTTAGTTCAACTAGTTTTTTAATCCAATTCAACCAGTTCAGAGTGGTTCGTGAGTCAACCAGTCGATCCAGTCTAATTTAAACGACATTGGTTTTGAGTTATTGTACTCttcatacatttgaaatttagtcattctactttatttttaagaatttagtctatctactttttagatttcaaaattcaggtcaaCTTGTTAGTCTTGTTaaaaatttttttggttaaattcgttgatgtgatgttttgaaataaaaaagtaCTCGCATGGTAGttatgtaacaaaaaaaatgttgtaataaacctgaatttaataaaagaattttgataatgctaataattggatttgcattttcgaatttaaaaagtaaaacaaTCAAATTCTATGAATTAAAAAGTAGGGAGATTAAATTTCAAGTGTACAAATAAGTATAAagacttagagcatattttaaccaaataaaaaaattatatgaagaGAGGTTACTCGAGTTTAAGGTCAAGATTTATCATAGACTTTAAAATCGACTAGTGATACACTATGCAATTTTCGAAATTCAACTTTAAGTAAGGTTATTTAGTACACGAGTTGGTTCAAAGCAGTCCATCTACTATTAAATGGACTCAAATTAATGCATGTTTTAGTGAAAAGAAGGGATAAATGTCAAAATTACACATGAACTTGGTACCAATGTGAAATTTGGTTCACAAACTTTGATTTATTGTAGTTATATACATGAACCTTTAGTTGTTATTCATgtgtatacatgaaactttaattttgattacatggtacacattttaaaaaataaatagcaGAGAAGAGATTGTTGTTTGCTTGTTGTtatgaaaaatgagaaaaatgacaTGCTATTTATACTGTTTTTTGAATGGGCAAAATGATAAAATAGCAGTGTTAGTTTTCAAAAATAGCAGAGGATTTTCCTGAATCGAAAATattctgaaaaaaaaatatttatgataaaAGGAACAAATTCTATTTAAAAGGGAACACACAGTACATGTCGTCAACAAGTGTTGACATGAACATGGACCAAGTCGAACAACAACGACACACATATGTTGAGCCCTTAGCCCCCAATTACTAAATGAAGGTAATAGGTAAGACTATTTTTAAACTCTCTTAAAAGTATTTCCTCAATCAATGTGAGATTACCCACTTTAAATCCCAATTTTGATACAAGATCAAGCTAGAATTTTATCTAAATTTGACTCAacacaattaaattttaataatgtttattttatttcgaaatttaaaaaaactgAAATTATTTCTGTCTTTATATTTAGGTTTTACCATCTCTAATATCACCAACACTTTTCTTCATATAGGAAAGATAGTTTACTTGGTTTAGAACTAGGGATGGCACCCTTGCTTCctcaaaatggtaaaatttatttttaatccctttaaaaattatagacTTTTAAGTGAATATAATGGTTAAGTTGCATTTTGCTTTCTAAatatggtaaaatttctttagaATCCTTTTAAAAACTACAAAATAACATGTTAAcacaatgataaaattatactttaactctccttaaaaaaatgacttaatctcgatcacttttaaaataatttcctacTTCATATCTGTTTAAAACTGTCCATAAACCAAGCAAGACCACTATTcaactttttttctattttcctaATTCAAACATCTCCGTTCGAATCATTATTCACTGTAATATTGAAAACCACAATGAGATTTTGACTTAGAAAAAAATCCCATCATATGAAAAATTATAGAATATAATTGtgaataactttaaaaaaattatattaaaaaaactagaaatttgttttattattattgcttaatgctttatttaaataattaacacTGAAATTTATAGGATGATTTAGTTATCAAATATAAATCACTTGatttaaaccaactaaaaatatCTCACTAAGCTTGAGAGTGACCCATTTCAATTAAGAGTtatgattaaatttttgaaaattataaaaaaaatgaatagacATCACTATGAAAGAGAGAATAATATTAATTAACCTATATACTAATTAGAATTATTCATGAATTGGATTGCATCGTAATAAGTAATCTTAAGTTTAAGATATAATATGAATCGAGTTAATAATTcgatttttaaaaagtttactattgatataaaaataaataaaatttaaaattatatatgaattttgattaaatatgcattatgatgcttaaattttagtttcttgcaaatatgtacatgaaaaattgttttttttattcaattaaaatcaatatatttatattcaatCATATTAAAAATCGTCAATCAGATTAGATTAAacttttatgtataattttaaaatttatctcaaaaataaatttataaacttaaaattttcactAAACTTGATAATATCCAACATCATACACAAAAGGCGAAGTCAAAACTTTTTTTTAGGGGAGActgaaattaaaatgtaatttttacaatCGTAAAAATGTagtttcactattttaataactcatatatttataattttttaaagaatgaaattatttttttatcatttttaggagaTTAAActgtaattttacctttaaaatttttaaattacctaaataatttttttttcattttaaaagaaCCAGGGCCCTTGCTAGCCCGTAGCTACGCCCCTAATTATACAAGtataccaaattaattttttattagttttaggaAGGGTCAATGTACAATTTtagttttactaatttaaaattttaaaaattttaaaaaacctaaataaatttttttattttattttagaagaaTCAAAACCCCTACCTTTCCCCTAATTACACCCCTGATCATACGATTACACGAAAcaaaagtaattaattaaaaattcagtacatgaaaaaattataaataaaaaatctaatcgTGACACATCAAAGAGAAGACAGAAGACAACATTTCAACGAACATGCGAAAAAATTTCAAtacttttgaagaaaaaaaaaaaaagacagccCATTCCAAAGTGTTGATAGCTTCCATAAACAGTAAGGAACCCAACATCCAACATCCAACATC encodes:
- the LOC107939124 gene encoding uncharacterized protein At4g29660; protein product: MASYLWRKYADYVYNKWERTFLWDMLEPYRRPKSFTPLVTIYVAAFYTGVIGAAITEQLYKEKYWEDHPGEAVPLMKPKFYGGPWKVLKGDVLPPNE